In Delphinus delphis chromosome 11, mDelDel1.2, whole genome shotgun sequence, one genomic interval encodes:
- the PRR13 gene encoding proline-rich protein 13, giving the protein MWNPNAGQQGPYPHPPNVGYPGGCNPAHPPPATPTFPPGPFPTPPGAPQGNPAFPPGGPCHPVPPGYPGCQPSGPYPPPYPPPAPGMCPVNPLAPGMVGPGMVIDKKMQKKMRKAHKKKQKHHKHGKHSSSSSSSSSDSD; this is encoded by the exons ATGTGGAATCCCAATGCCG GGCAGCAAGGGCCATATCCACACCCCCCTAACGTCGGGTACCCTGGAGGTTGCAATCCTGCCCATCCACCACCTGCCACCCCTACCTTTCCTCCAGGCCCCTTTCCCACTCCCCCAGGAGCACCCCAGGGGAATCCAGCCTTTCCCCCTGGTGGGCCCTGTCACCCTGTGCCACCGGGGTATCCAGGATGCCAACCCTCAGGTCCCTACCCCCCTCCATACCCACCACCTGCCCCTGGCATGTGTCCTGTGAATCCATTGGCTCCTGGCATGGTAGGACCAGGAATGGTGATTGACAAGAAGatgcaaaagaaaatgagaaaagctcataaaaagaagcagaaacacCACAAACATGGCAAG cattcctcctcctcctcctcttccagcaGTGACTCTGACTGA